The following are from one region of the Stigmatella ashevillena genome:
- a CDS encoding LysR family transcriptional regulator, producing MVSVPPRKLPRHLIWLEAFAASVEAGSLEGAAEHLGVARSVVSEHLRALEQSLGDGEPLLERGPGRKLQLTPRGRRLYAGTQTPLHQLDLKRLRDLTSTEPSLRLGLNHTLSSMLLRDIARDAAQASIKLEIGFGGPFELVREAQTRQRDLVVGFTPLPPHRGVEAESLLSLPFVVLAGPDSALAQPTRSGKAIHVEELHGQPFVDWLQDDPYGGANSARFTNHDVKVREVARVESFLHLFDVLHAFRQACAITPDLRPVHPFPPDLHVWPLQEEQSQVVEVVALWPSGALSAEARHVLKGLKQRLDSKRRKSE from the coding sequence ATGGTGTCCGTGCCCCCGCGCAAGCTCCCCCGACACCTCATCTGGCTGGAGGCCTTCGCCGCCTCGGTCGAGGCCGGCAGTCTGGAGGGGGCCGCCGAGCACCTGGGCGTGGCCCGTTCGGTGGTGAGCGAGCACCTCCGCGCGCTCGAGCAGTCCCTGGGGGATGGAGAGCCCCTGCTGGAGCGCGGGCCGGGGCGCAAGTTGCAGCTCACCCCGCGCGGCCGACGGCTCTACGCAGGTACGCAGACGCCGCTGCACCAGCTCGACCTCAAGCGTTTGAGGGACTTGACCAGCACCGAGCCCAGCTTGCGGCTGGGGCTCAACCACACGCTCTCCTCCATGCTCCTCAGGGACATTGCCCGGGATGCTGCTCAGGCCTCCATCAAGCTGGAGATTGGCTTTGGCGGCCCCTTCGAGCTGGTCCGCGAGGCCCAGACCCGGCAGAGAGACCTCGTCGTGGGCTTCACCCCGCTGCCCCCCCACCGGGGCGTGGAGGCCGAATCGCTGCTGAGCCTCCCCTTCGTGGTGCTGGCAGGGCCAGACAGCGCCCTGGCCCAACCGACCCGCTCCGGCAAGGCGATCCACGTGGAGGAGCTGCACGGCCAACCCTTCGTGGACTGGCTTCAGGATGACCCCTACGGCGGCGCCAACAGCGCCCGCTTCACGAACCACGACGTGAAGGTGCGCGAGGTGGCCCGCGTGGAGAGCTTTCTTCACCTCTTCGACGTGCTCCACGCCTTCCGCCAGGCCTGTGCCATCACCCCGGACCTGCGCCCCGTGCACCCCTTTCCCCCGGATCTCCACGTCTGGCCCCTGCAAGAAGAGCAGTCCCAGGTCGTCGAGGTGGTGGCCCTGTGGCCCTCGGGTGCCCTCAGCGCCGAAGCCCGCCACGTCCTCAAGGGCCTGAAGCAGCGGCTGGATTCTAAACGTCGGAAATCCGAATAG
- a CDS encoding substrate-binding periplasmic protein produces MTILRSIQCEEGDSMSGGGSRAVRLLLVLVLGAGCGMPRDPEGTLERVRGGTLRAGVVERPPFTRVGQGPPSGVEARLVEELASSLGATVEWTVGTEARLMEALTHRKLDLVIGGIPADTPYGAQVALSRPYLSARLTVGAPPGKTVPRELKGHPVAVEPGHSAIALLEEAGAVPEPTPQVHAASGLRAGFDWQLEAWGYTAGEATLKNEEVLVVVAPGENGWLRQVDLFLHENASKTRERLVQSARGEAR; encoded by the coding sequence ATGACGATTTTGAGATCCATCCAGTGCGAGGAGGGAGACAGCATGTCCGGGGGCGGGTCGAGGGCGGTGAGGCTGCTGCTGGTGCTCGTCCTGGGCGCTGGCTGTGGAATGCCGCGAGATCCCGAAGGCACGCTGGAGCGGGTCCGCGGAGGCACCCTGCGGGCAGGCGTGGTGGAGCGGCCCCCCTTCACCCGTGTCGGCCAAGGACCACCGTCCGGGGTGGAGGCCCGCCTGGTGGAGGAGTTGGCCAGCTCCCTGGGGGCAACGGTGGAGTGGACGGTGGGGACCGAGGCCCGGCTGATGGAGGCGTTGACGCACCGGAAGCTCGATCTGGTCATCGGGGGAATCCCCGCGGACACACCCTACGGCGCACAGGTGGCCCTCAGCCGTCCCTACCTGAGCGCGCGGCTCACCGTGGGAGCGCCTCCGGGCAAGACGGTCCCACGCGAGTTGAAAGGCCACCCGGTGGCGGTGGAGCCAGGGCACTCGGCCATCGCGCTGCTGGAAGAAGCAGGGGCGGTGCCCGAGCCAACGCCCCAGGTGCACGCGGCCTCCGGTCTGCGCGCGGGGTTCGACTGGCAGCTCGAGGCGTGGGGGTACACGGCGGGGGAGGCCACGCTGAAGAACGAAGAGGTGTTGGTGGTGGTGGCCCCTGGTGAGAACGGGTGGCTCCGCCAGGTTGACCTGTTCTTGCACGAGAACGCGTCCAAGACCCGTGAGCGGCTCGTCCAGTCCGCGCGAGGAGAGGCGCGATGA
- a CDS encoding cation diffusion facilitator family transporter, whose amino-acid sequence MRTAEPFDLPPEKMKPLGRAKRWEWISLAYLVSAVAGIYFTLGNSQAMKAAWLEDLLSLIPPLAFLIGGRVCRRRPNGEFPYGYHRATTIAYLVGSLALLMMGLYLFADSVMKLVQGDHPTIGSVALFGHVVWLGWPMLLALLWSGVPVVLLGRLKLPLAEQLHDKVLYADAMMNKADWMTAGAAFLGVVGIGLGFWWADAVAAGIISLDIFHDGQKHLRAALGDLMDRAPRTLDYKHPVELPERIRHTVESLDWVESAQVRVREDGHVFFADVELVPRPGTENLVQRLTHATRDLKRLDWRLHEVLLVPVERSPRPA is encoded by the coding sequence ATGAGGACGGCGGAGCCATTCGATCTACCCCCCGAGAAGATGAAGCCCCTGGGCCGGGCGAAGCGGTGGGAGTGGATTTCACTGGCCTATCTCGTGTCCGCCGTCGCCGGCATCTACTTCACGCTGGGCAACTCGCAGGCCATGAAGGCCGCGTGGCTGGAGGACTTGCTCAGCCTGATTCCTCCCCTGGCATTCCTCATCGGGGGCCGGGTGTGCCGCCGGAGGCCCAATGGCGAGTTCCCCTACGGCTATCACCGGGCCACCACCATCGCGTACCTCGTGGGGTCGCTGGCGCTTCTCATGATGGGGCTCTACCTCTTCGCCGATTCGGTCATGAAGCTGGTGCAGGGAGACCATCCCACCATCGGTTCGGTGGCGCTCTTCGGGCACGTGGTGTGGCTCGGCTGGCCAATGTTGCTGGCCTTGCTCTGGAGTGGGGTGCCGGTGGTTCTCCTGGGCCGCCTCAAGCTGCCCTTGGCCGAGCAGCTTCACGACAAGGTGCTGTACGCGGACGCGATGATGAACAAGGCGGACTGGATGACCGCGGGCGCGGCCTTTCTCGGCGTGGTGGGCATCGGCCTGGGGTTCTGGTGGGCGGACGCAGTGGCCGCGGGCATCATCTCCCTGGACATCTTCCACGATGGGCAGAAGCACCTGCGCGCGGCGTTGGGAGACCTGATGGACAGGGCCCCACGGACGTTGGACTACAAGCATCCCGTGGAGCTGCCCGAGCGCATCCGCCACACCGTCGAATCCTTGGACTGGGTGGAGAGTGCCCAGGTGCGTGTCCGGGAGGACGGCCACGTGTTCTTCGCGGACGTGGAACTGGTGCCCCGGCCGGGCACGGAGAACCTCGTCCAGCGGCTCACCCATGCCACGAGGGATCTGAAGCGCCTGGATTGGAGGCTCCACGAGGTGCTGCTCGTCCCGGTGGAGCGGTCGCCACGCCCGGCGTGA
- a CDS encoding class II aldolase/adducin family protein, translating into MSGPTHLSLREEMIATARRMNTSGLNQSTSGNLGLRVEGGFLITPSGMDYETLVPEDIVFMRFDGSPEGLRIPSTEWRFHRDIFEARPEVNAVLHAHSMFCTTLACLHRAIPSFHYMVAKAGGSSIRCAPYATFGTEALSRHAVAALEGRKACLLANHGMIVVGGDLAAAYKLAVEVETLAAMYWRALQAGEPVLLDEAEMAVVLEKFKTYGHQPPRP; encoded by the coding sequence GTGAGCGGGCCCACGCACCTCTCCCTGCGCGAGGAGATGATCGCCACCGCGCGGCGGATGAACACTTCCGGGCTCAACCAGAGCACCTCTGGCAACCTGGGCCTGCGCGTCGAGGGGGGCTTTCTCATCACCCCCTCGGGCATGGACTACGAGACGCTCGTTCCCGAGGACATCGTCTTCATGCGTTTCGATGGCAGCCCCGAGGGGCTCCGCATCCCCTCCACGGAGTGGCGCTTCCACCGGGACATCTTCGAGGCCCGGCCCGAAGTGAACGCGGTGCTGCACGCGCACTCCATGTTCTGCACGACGCTGGCGTGCCTCCACCGCGCCATCCCCTCCTTCCATTATATGGTGGCGAAGGCCGGGGGCTCCTCCATCCGCTGCGCGCCCTACGCCACCTTCGGCACCGAAGCCCTGTCCCGCCATGCCGTGGCCGCGCTCGAGGGGCGCAAGGCCTGCCTGCTGGCCAATCATGGAATGATCGTGGTGGGAGGAGACCTCGCGGCGGCCTACAAGCTGGCTGTCGAGGTGGAGACCCTCGCCGCCATGTACTGGCGGGCGCTGCAAGCCGGTGAGCCCGTGCTGCTCGACGAGGCGGAGATGGCCGTGGTGTTGGAGAAGTTCAAGACGTACGGCCACCAGCCTCCCCGGCCGTGA
- the mtnA gene encoding S-methyl-5-thioribose-1-phosphate isomerase, whose amino-acid sequence MKVHEQPTRTLWVEADGTSVGIIDQTRLPHAFVKARLTTLEEVAHAIRSMQVRGAPLIGATAAYGICLALREDASDEALARAHAVLLATRPTAVNLRWALEEMRRALQPLPPAGRLSEAYRRAAALCDEDVALNRSIGSHGVPLLEAAWARKGQRGRINVLTHCNAGWLATVDWGTALAPVYLAHDAGLPVHVWVDETRPRNQGASLTAWELGQHGVPHTVIADNVGGHLMQHGEVDLCIVGTDRTTARGDVANKIGTYLKALAAQDNGVPFYVALPSPTIDWTLEDGVRDIPIEQRDGAELTHISGRLPSGEVVSVHVTAPGSPVANYGFDVTPARLVTGLITERGVCAASAEGLLSLFPERRPVRGTGT is encoded by the coding sequence ATGAAGGTTCACGAGCAGCCCACGCGCACCCTCTGGGTCGAAGCCGATGGCACCTCCGTGGGCATCATCGACCAGACCCGTCTGCCCCACGCCTTCGTGAAGGCACGCCTCACCACGCTGGAGGAGGTGGCCCACGCCATCCGCTCCATGCAGGTCCGGGGCGCGCCCCTCATCGGCGCCACCGCCGCCTATGGCATCTGCCTCGCCTTGCGCGAGGATGCCTCGGACGAGGCCCTGGCTCGGGCCCATGCGGTCCTCCTGGCCACGCGGCCCACCGCCGTCAACCTGCGCTGGGCCCTGGAGGAGATGCGCCGCGCCCTTCAACCCCTTCCTCCCGCCGGGCGTCTCTCCGAGGCCTACCGCCGCGCAGCGGCCCTCTGCGATGAAGACGTGGCCCTCAACCGGAGCATTGGCTCCCACGGCGTGCCGCTTCTGGAGGCGGCCTGGGCCCGCAAAGGGCAGCGGGGCCGCATCAACGTCCTCACCCACTGCAACGCCGGCTGGCTGGCCACCGTGGACTGGGGCACTGCCCTGGCCCCCGTGTACCTGGCCCATGATGCGGGCCTGCCCGTCCATGTCTGGGTGGACGAGACACGGCCCCGGAATCAAGGCGCCAGCCTCACCGCCTGGGAGCTTGGGCAGCACGGCGTTCCCCACACCGTCATCGCCGACAACGTGGGCGGCCACCTCATGCAGCACGGCGAGGTGGACCTGTGCATCGTCGGCACGGACCGGACCACGGCCCGGGGCGACGTGGCCAACAAGATCGGCACCTACCTGAAGGCCCTCGCGGCCCAGGACAACGGCGTGCCCTTCTACGTGGCGCTGCCCTCGCCCACCATCGACTGGACCCTCGAGGATGGTGTCCGGGACATTCCCATCGAGCAACGGGATGGCGCCGAGCTGACCCACATCAGTGGAAGGCTCCCCTCGGGAGAGGTGGTGTCCGTGCACGTCACGGCTCCCGGCAGCCCCGTGGCCAACTACGGCTTCGACGTGACGCCCGCGCGGCTGGTGACGGGGCTCATTACCGAACGGGGGGTGTGCGCGGCCTCCGCCGAGGGCCTGCTGTCGCTCTTTCCCGAGCGGCGCCCGGTGCGGGGAACTGGCACGTGA
- a CDS encoding S-methyl-5'-thioadenosine phosphorylase, which translates to MPSPSVLGIIGGSGLYQIDGLKDVTWRKVSSPFGEPSDELCFGTLDGQQVVFLPRHGRGHRIPPSELNFRANIDALKRSGVTDILSLSAVGSLREDLPPGTFVVVDQFIDRTFARQKSFFGTGCVAHVSMARPVCTRLGDAVVKAAEGTGIPLRRGGTYLVMEGPQFSSLAESELYRSWKCDVIGMTNMPEAKLAREAEICYASVAMVTDFDCWHPGHDAVTVEQILSVLHGNAGLARTLVKRVAPLLAGHSGPCRHGCQTSLDTALITAPEARDPAFLQLLDAVAGRVLRR; encoded by the coding sequence ATGCCTTCTCCCTCCGTCCTCGGCATCATTGGCGGCAGTGGCCTCTATCAGATCGACGGTTTGAAGGACGTCACCTGGCGCAAGGTGTCCTCCCCGTTCGGTGAGCCCTCGGATGAGCTGTGCTTCGGCACCCTGGACGGACAGCAGGTGGTGTTCCTGCCCCGGCATGGGCGTGGCCACCGGATTCCGCCCTCGGAGCTCAACTTCCGCGCCAACATCGACGCGCTCAAGCGCAGCGGCGTCACGGACATCCTCTCCCTGTCGGCCGTGGGCAGCCTCCGCGAGGACCTGCCCCCGGGCACCTTCGTCGTCGTGGATCAGTTCATCGACCGCACCTTCGCCCGCCAGAAGAGCTTCTTCGGCACCGGGTGCGTGGCCCACGTCTCCATGGCCCGGCCTGTCTGTACACGGCTCGGAGACGCGGTCGTGAAGGCGGCCGAGGGGACCGGCATTCCCCTGCGGCGCGGCGGCACCTATCTGGTGATGGAGGGGCCCCAGTTCTCCTCGCTCGCCGAGAGCGAGCTGTACCGGAGCTGGAAGTGCGACGTCATCGGCATGACCAACATGCCGGAGGCCAAGCTCGCCCGCGAGGCGGAGATTTGCTACGCGAGCGTGGCCATGGTGACGGACTTCGACTGCTGGCACCCGGGCCATGACGCCGTCACCGTCGAGCAGATCCTCTCGGTCCTCCATGGCAATGCCGGGTTGGCCCGCACGCTCGTCAAGCGCGTGGCGCCCTTGCTGGCAGGACATTCGGGCCCTTGCCGTCACGGCTGCCAGACGTCGCTGGACACCGCCCTCATCACCGCTCCCGAGGCCAGGGATCCCGCCTTCCTCCAGCTTCTGGACGCCGTGGCGGGCCGGGTCCTGCGGCGCTGA
- a CDS encoding AmpG family muropeptide MFS transporter: MSSPSVLSALRNPRVLLMFALGFSSGLPLYLTGSTLSAWMKNEGVSLKTIGVFSLVGFSYTFKFAWAPLMDRYYPPFLGRRRGWLLVTQVLLALALVVMGQVNPSSQTLLMASLAALVAFLSASQDIVADAYRTDLLSEEDRSLGVTTFTLGYRVGMIFAMAVALTLSDLIGWTSTYAVMGALMSVGVVTTLLAPEPPATHRPLTLIASVVDPLVDFFQRHRVSSPSTARQAVHSLLSKVASAIWHYRLALGTLLFIVLFRVGDAVAFRMTTPFTLELGFSNTELGVIQKFMGMAGAIAGAILGGILVVKLGIKRSLLIFGSAQALTNLLYIALAARGKDPLFLALTVGADNFTGGMGSAAMTVFITALCNRSFSATQYALLSSLSAVPMHLMGAASGFLAESLGWAGFFTFTTIAMAPALLVLLFLPRELGRTPHPEAALEQLTHPTPAPEVPAELASTAKKG, encoded by the coding sequence ATGTCCTCTCCCTCCGTCCTGTCCGCGCTGAGAAACCCTCGCGTCTTGTTGATGTTCGCCCTGGGCTTCTCGTCGGGCCTGCCCCTGTACCTGACGGGCAGCACGCTCTCGGCCTGGATGAAGAACGAAGGGGTGTCGCTGAAGACCATTGGCGTCTTCTCCCTGGTGGGCTTCTCCTACACCTTCAAGTTCGCCTGGGCGCCGCTGATGGACCGCTACTACCCGCCCTTCCTGGGGCGGCGGCGCGGGTGGCTGCTGGTCACCCAGGTGTTGCTGGCCCTCGCCCTCGTGGTCATGGGGCAGGTGAATCCCAGCAGTCAGACCCTGCTCATGGCCAGCCTGGCCGCGCTGGTGGCCTTTCTGTCCGCCAGCCAGGACATCGTCGCGGATGCGTACCGGACCGATCTGCTCTCGGAGGAGGACCGCTCCCTCGGCGTCACCACCTTCACCCTCGGCTACCGCGTGGGGATGATCTTCGCCATGGCCGTGGCGCTGACCCTGTCGGACCTCATCGGCTGGACATCCACCTATGCCGTCATGGGGGCGCTCATGTCCGTGGGCGTGGTGACCACGCTGCTGGCCCCCGAGCCTCCCGCCACCCACCGGCCGCTCACCCTCATCGCCTCGGTGGTGGATCCCCTCGTGGACTTCTTCCAGCGCCACCGGGTGTCCTCTCCCTCCACGGCACGGCAGGCGGTCCACTCTCTGCTCTCCAAAGTGGCCTCGGCCATCTGGCACTACCGGCTCGCGCTGGGGACCTTGCTCTTCATCGTCCTCTTCCGCGTGGGAGACGCGGTGGCCTTCCGGATGACGACGCCCTTCACCCTGGAGCTGGGCTTCAGCAACACCGAGCTGGGCGTCATCCAGAAGTTCATGGGCATGGCGGGCGCCATCGCCGGGGCCATCTTGGGCGGCATCCTGGTGGTGAAGCTGGGCATCAAGCGGAGCCTGCTGATCTTCGGCTCGGCCCAGGCCCTCACCAACCTGCTCTACATCGCGCTCGCGGCGCGGGGAAAAGACCCCCTCTTCCTCGCGCTCACCGTGGGCGCCGACAACTTCACGGGAGGCATGGGCAGCGCCGCGATGACCGTCTTCATCACCGCCCTGTGCAACAGGAGCTTCTCCGCCACCCAGTACGCGCTGCTCTCCAGTCTGTCCGCCGTCCCCATGCACCTCATGGGCGCGGCCTCGGGCTTCCTCGCCGAGTCCCTGGGCTGGGCCGGCTTCTTCACCTTCACCACGATCGCCATGGCCCCCGCGCTCCTCGTGCTCCTGTTCCTGCCGCGCGAGCTGGGCCGCACGCCCCACCCCGAGGCCGCCCTGGAGCAGCTCACCCACCCCACGCCAGCGCCCGAGGTGCCCGCGGAGCTGGCCAGCACCGCCAAGAAGGGATAG
- a CDS encoding ABC transporter ATP-binding protein, with the protein MKHGIELDNVTRMAGGEMHLADIQLALEPGSFNILLGRTRAGKTSLLRLMAGLDRPTSGAIRFNGVDVTRWDVRRREVAMVYQQFVNYPSLTVYENIASPLRLAGKLSKPEIDKRVRETAAVLRLEPFLQRLPAELSGGQQQRTAMARALVKDASLLLLDEPLANLDYKLREELRTEMRQIFRDRPAVIVYATTEPTEALLLGGRTAVLHEGRLLQTGSTLEVYQVPATEQVGQVFSDPQMSLWNVEVSGAEVRLSPELAFPLSGHLRALAPGPYRLGLRAHHLRLAPASGADVRLPVHVEVEEINGSETLIHATHGRHSLSAQVEGVHRHPFGAALDLFFSPSRMFAFGPDGRLVAAPPAAQEGSHGPN; encoded by the coding sequence TTGAAGCACGGCATCGAGCTCGACAACGTCACCAGGATGGCCGGCGGGGAGATGCACCTGGCGGACATCCAACTGGCGTTGGAACCTGGTTCATTCAACATCCTGCTGGGCCGGACGCGGGCGGGGAAGACCTCGCTCCTGCGGTTGATGGCGGGGCTGGACCGGCCGACCTCGGGCGCCATCCGCTTCAACGGTGTGGACGTGACGCGCTGGGATGTGCGCCGCCGCGAGGTGGCCATGGTGTACCAGCAGTTCGTCAACTACCCCTCGCTCACCGTCTACGAGAACATCGCCTCGCCGCTGCGGCTGGCGGGCAAGCTGAGCAAGCCGGAGATCGACAAGCGGGTGAGGGAGACGGCTGCGGTGCTGCGCCTGGAGCCGTTCCTTCAGCGGCTGCCCGCGGAGCTGAGCGGCGGCCAGCAACAGCGCACGGCGATGGCGCGCGCCCTGGTGAAGGACGCCTCGCTGCTCCTCCTGGACGAGCCTCTGGCCAACCTGGACTACAAGCTGCGCGAGGAGCTGCGCACGGAGATGCGGCAGATCTTCCGCGACCGTCCCGCTGTCATTGTCTACGCCACCACCGAGCCCACCGAAGCCTTGCTCCTGGGAGGGCGCACCGCGGTGCTCCATGAAGGGCGCCTGCTCCAGACGGGCTCGACGCTGGAGGTCTACCAGGTTCCCGCCACGGAGCAGGTGGGCCAGGTCTTCAGCGATCCGCAGATGAGCCTGTGGAACGTGGAGGTATCCGGCGCGGAGGTGCGGCTTTCGCCCGAGCTGGCCTTTCCGCTCTCCGGACACCTTCGCGCCCTGGCACCGGGCCCCTACCGCCTGGGGCTGCGGGCCCACCACCTGCGGCTCGCCCCAGCGTCGGGCGCGGATGTCCGCCTCCCGGTGCATGTGGAGGTGGAGGAGATCAACGGCTCCGAGACGCTCATCCACGCCACGCACGGGCGGCATTCCCTGTCCGCGCAGGTGGAAGGCGTGCACCGGCACCCGTTCGGCGCGGCGCTGGACCTCTTCTTTTCACCGTCCCGGATGTTCGCGTTCGGCCCGGATGGACGCCTCGTGGCCGCGCCTCCCGCCGCGCAGGAGGGCTCGCATGGCCCGAATTGA
- a CDS encoding ABC transporter ATP-binding protein, which translates to MARIELRGVAHAYGPAPTSDKDYALRPLELVWEDGGAYALLGPSGCGKTTLLNIISGLLRPSQGQVLINGVDVTAAPPQERNIAQVFQFPVIYDTMTVAENLAFPLRNRGLGKAETQARVEEVAGLLELTPDLKRRASGLSADMRQRISLGRGLVRKDVAAILLDEPLTVIDPHVKWLLRRKLKQVHESLRVTLVYVTHDQVEALTLADQVVVMNGGRVVQMGTPQDLFERPVDTFVGYFIGSPGMNLLPCTVEEGGAVVEGQRVPLAPETCAKARTEGGELRLGIRPEFLRRVPEGTPSAVRVEVTQVEDLGRYRLATARLGTQVLKVRLAEEERLSAGESCWLEFPGQWTTLYAGGRAVS; encoded by the coding sequence ATGGCCCGAATTGAACTGCGCGGTGTGGCGCACGCGTATGGACCGGCGCCCACGTCCGACAAGGACTACGCGCTGAGGCCGCTGGAGCTCGTCTGGGAAGACGGCGGTGCGTATGCGCTGCTGGGCCCGTCCGGCTGTGGGAAGACGACGCTCCTCAACATCATCTCGGGCCTCCTGCGTCCCTCCCAGGGACAGGTGCTCATCAACGGCGTGGACGTGACGGCTGCGCCGCCCCAGGAGCGCAACATCGCCCAGGTGTTCCAGTTCCCGGTCATCTACGACACGATGACGGTGGCGGAGAACCTGGCCTTCCCGCTGCGCAACCGGGGCCTGGGCAAGGCCGAGACGCAAGCGCGAGTGGAGGAAGTGGCGGGCCTCTTGGAACTCACCCCGGACCTGAAGCGCCGGGCCAGCGGACTGTCCGCGGACATGCGGCAGCGCATCTCCCTGGGCCGCGGGCTGGTGCGCAAGGATGTGGCGGCCATCCTCCTGGACGAGCCCCTCACCGTCATCGACCCCCACGTGAAGTGGCTGCTGCGCCGCAAGCTCAAGCAGGTGCACGAGAGCCTCCGGGTCACGCTCGTGTACGTGACGCACGATCAGGTGGAGGCGCTGACGCTGGCGGATCAGGTGGTGGTGATGAACGGTGGCCGGGTGGTGCAGATGGGAACGCCGCAGGACCTGTTCGAGCGCCCCGTGGACACCTTCGTCGGCTACTTCATTGGCAGCCCGGGCATGAACCTGCTGCCCTGCACGGTGGAGGAGGGGGGGGCGGTGGTGGAAGGCCAGCGGGTGCCGCTGGCGCCCGAGACGTGCGCGAAGGCGCGCACCGAGGGAGGCGAACTGCGGCTGGGTATCCGCCCGGAGTTCCTGCGGCGGGTGCCGGAAGGCACGCCCTCCGCGGTCCGCGTGGAAGTGACGCAGGTGGAGGACCTGGGCCGTTACCGGCTCGCCACGGCGCGGTTGGGCACGCAGGTGCTCAAGGTGCGGTTGGCGGAAGAGGAGCGGCTGTCGGCGGGGGAGAGCTGCTGGCTGGAGTTCCCGGGGCAGTGGACGACACTTTACGCGGGCGGCCGGGCCGTTTCCTGA
- a CDS encoding carbohydrate ABC transporter permease gives MDKPTNNRAWLLVLPVLAVVAFSAVIPLMTVVNYSVQDILGPDQHIFVGTEWFRKVLRDPELHGALRRQLGFSLAVLAIELPLGIGLALVLPMKGRRASASLVVLALPLLVPWNVVGTIWQIFARGDIGLLGVVINALGLKYNYTADALDAWLTVLAMDVWHWTPLVALLCYSGLRAIPEAFYQAARIDGASAWATFRYIQLPRLKGVLTIAVLLRFMDSFMIYTEPFVLTGGGPGNSTTFLSQYLTRLAVGQFDLGPAAAFSLVYFLVVLLFSYIFYTAMTQQGQEKAS, from the coding sequence GTGGACAAACCCACGAACAACCGGGCATGGCTGTTGGTGCTGCCCGTGCTGGCGGTGGTGGCCTTCAGCGCCGTCATCCCATTGATGACGGTGGTGAACTACTCCGTGCAGGACATCCTGGGCCCGGACCAGCACATCTTCGTGGGCACGGAGTGGTTCCGGAAGGTGCTCCGGGACCCTGAGCTGCACGGCGCCCTGAGGCGGCAGCTGGGCTTCTCGCTGGCGGTGCTGGCCATCGAGCTTCCCCTGGGCATCGGACTGGCCCTGGTGCTGCCCATGAAGGGGCGGCGCGCGTCGGCGAGCCTGGTGGTGCTGGCGCTGCCGCTGCTCGTTCCGTGGAACGTGGTGGGCACCATCTGGCAGATCTTCGCCCGAGGAGACATTGGCCTGCTGGGCGTGGTCATCAATGCGCTGGGGCTGAAGTACAACTACACAGCGGACGCGCTGGATGCGTGGCTCACGGTGCTGGCCATGGACGTGTGGCACTGGACGCCGCTGGTGGCGCTCCTGTGCTACTCGGGGCTGCGCGCCATTCCCGAGGCCTTCTACCAAGCGGCCCGCATCGACGGGGCGTCGGCGTGGGCCACGTTCCGCTACATCCAGCTTCCCCGCCTGAAAGGCGTGCTCACCATCGCCGTGCTGCTGCGCTTCATGGACAGCTTCATGATCTACACGGAGCCCTTTGTGCTCACGGGTGGCGGGCCGGGCAACTCCACCACCTTCCTGAGCCAGTACCTCACGCGGCTGGCGGTGGGACAGTTCGACCTGGGGCCCGCGGCGGCCTTCTCGCTCGTCTACTTCCTGGTCGTCCTGCTGTTCAGCTACATCTTCTACACGGCGATGACGCAGCAGGGGCAGGAGAAGGCCTCATGA
- a CDS encoding carbohydrate ABC transporter permease: MKPSRLLAPLYLLLSLVPIYWLVSMSLKTNEEILGPFSLFPRLPTMANYMVIFTEPDWRQGYINSLTYVAINTVLSVVLALPAAYAFSRYRFLGDTHLFFWLLTNRMAPPAVFLLPFFQLYSSIGLFDTPWAVALAHMLFTVPLAVWILEGFMSGVSREIDETAYIDGYSFPRFFLRIFLPLIRSGVGVTAFFCFMFSWVELLLARTLTSVDAKPIAATMTRTVSAAGMDWGVLAAAGVLTLVPGAVVIYFVRNYIAKGFALGRV; the protein is encoded by the coding sequence ATGAAACCCTCGCGCCTCCTCGCCCCGCTCTACCTGCTGCTGAGCTTGGTGCCCATCTACTGGCTCGTGAGCATGTCGCTGAAGACGAACGAGGAGATCCTGGGCCCGTTCTCGCTCTTCCCCCGGCTGCCCACGATGGCCAATTACATGGTCATCTTCACGGAGCCGGACTGGCGCCAGGGCTACATCAACTCGCTTACCTACGTTGCCATCAACACGGTGCTCTCGGTGGTGCTGGCGCTGCCCGCGGCGTATGCCTTTTCGCGCTACCGGTTCTTGGGAGACACGCACCTGTTCTTCTGGTTGCTGACCAACCGCATGGCGCCCCCGGCCGTGTTCCTGCTGCCCTTCTTCCAGCTCTACTCGAGCATTGGCCTGTTTGACACGCCCTGGGCCGTGGCGCTGGCGCACATGCTCTTCACGGTGCCGCTGGCGGTGTGGATTCTCGAAGGCTTCATGTCCGGTGTGTCGCGCGAGATTGATGAGACGGCGTACATCGACGGCTACAGCTTTCCGCGCTTCTTCCTGCGCATCTTCCTGCCGCTCATCCGCTCCGGGGTGGGGGTGACGGCGTTCTTCTGCTTCATGTTCAGTTGGGTGGAACTGCTGCTGGCGCGCACGTTGACCTCGGTGGATGCGAAGCCCATCGCCGCCACGATGACGCGCACGGTGAGTGCTGCGGGCATGGACTGGGGTGTGCTCGCTGCCGCCGGCGTCCTGACGCTCGTTCCGGGCGCGGTGGTCATCTACTTCGTGCGCAACTACATCGCCAAGGGCTTTGCCCTGGGAAGGGTCTGA